A window of Paenibacillus sp. 19GGS1-52 contains these coding sequences:
- a CDS encoding GTP pyrophosphokinase family protein, whose amino-acid sequence MHVKDLQQWQGNEDFANQAEEFKALPALYRHALNDLQNKIDVIKTEWQIRDGFSPIEHIKSRIKEPKSILQKMQRKGYEFSLENMELHIHDIAGMRIVCAFVKDIYRLVDHLSVREDIRVLEIKDYIAFPKPNGYQSLHVIVAIPLVLMEGTRWVKAEIQLRTLAMDFWASMEHILYYKFDKQLPPHVAEELKEAARAADELDQKMLRLRREILELTEGDSFGNGHKQ is encoded by the coding sequence ATTCACGTTAAAGATCTGCAGCAGTGGCAGGGCAATGAGGATTTTGCCAATCAGGCTGAGGAATTCAAGGCACTACCGGCGCTCTATCGCCACGCTCTAAATGACCTGCAGAATAAGATCGATGTTATCAAGACCGAATGGCAAATCCGCGATGGCTTCAGTCCGATTGAGCATATCAAATCCCGGATCAAGGAGCCCAAGAGCATCCTGCAAAAGATGCAGCGCAAAGGTTACGAATTCAGCCTTGAGAATATGGAACTACACATACACGATATTGCCGGCATGCGGATTGTATGTGCATTCGTCAAAGATATATACCGTCTAGTAGATCACCTAAGTGTACGCGAGGATATTCGTGTACTGGAGATTAAAGACTATATCGCTTTTCCCAAGCCTAACGGATATCAAAGCCTGCATGTTATTGTGGCGATTCCGCTCGTCCTGATGGAGGGAACCCGCTGGGTGAAAGCCGAGATCCAACTGCGCACTCTGGCTATGGACTTCTGGGCAAGCATGGAGCATATTCTGTATTATAAATTTGATAAGCAGCTCCCTCCTCATGTGGCGGAAGAGCTGAAGGAAGCCGCAAGGGCTGCCGATGAACTGGATCAGAAAATGCTGCGCCTGCGCCGTGAAATTCTCGAACTCACCGAGGGAGATAGTTTTGGCAACGGACATAAGCAATAG
- a CDS encoding TspO/MBR family protein, with product MSRTNPFKWWNLLFFLAMIVVNVLSVTLPLGGNNTAEISDMYYTYLTPAGYAFSIWSLIYLLLAGFVIYQFRPATGSRNSVESIGIWFILSCIFNMSWLFLWQYLYIELSLIAMILMLLTLIMIYQISRHILNPTRGEKWLIRLPFSIYLGWISVATIVNVSVVLEKNNWDGFGLSDPTWAVIMLCVGTLLAVAVSYPHRDSVYPLVFVWAYIAIALEHKDASNVYITGLVAAGLLLLYSLWLLLTPRRNRY from the coding sequence GTGAGCCGCACTAATCCTTTTAAATGGTGGAATCTGCTGTTCTTTCTCGCCATGATTGTTGTAAATGTACTCTCAGTAACCCTACCTTTGGGTGGGAATAACACCGCTGAAATTTCGGACATGTATTATACTTATTTAACACCTGCCGGATACGCTTTTTCGATCTGGTCACTGATCTATCTACTCTTGGCCGGGTTTGTCATTTATCAATTCCGTCCAGCAACCGGTTCCAGGAATTCAGTAGAGTCGATCGGCATCTGGTTTATCCTCAGCTGTATCTTTAATATGAGCTGGCTCTTCCTTTGGCAGTATTTGTACATCGAGCTGTCGTTGATTGCCATGATATTAATGCTGTTAACACTTATTATGATCTATCAGATTTCACGACATATCCTAAATCCTACCCGAGGTGAGAAATGGCTAATTCGCTTACCCTTCAGCATCTATTTAGGCTGGATTTCTGTAGCCACTATCGTTAACGTCAGTGTGGTTTTGGAGAAAAATAATTGGGACGGCTTCGGCCTTAGTGATCCCACCTGGGCTGTTATAATGCTCTGTGTAGGCACCTTGCTTGCAGTGGCAGTCAGCTACCCTCATCGGGATAGCGTCTATCCACTGGTATTCGTGTGGGCTTACATTGCCATTGCACTGGAACACAAAGATGCCAGCAATGTCTATATAACCGGTCTAGTAGCCGCAGGACTCCTGCTTCTCTATAGCCTCTGGCTGCTCCTGACTCCACGCCGCAATAGGTACTGA
- a CDS encoding helix-turn-helix domain-containing protein: MEQLLLHLRNLGFTEMESKIMVELATKGQASGYEVAKQLGVSRSNVYAALQRLTQQGYVRCGEGEPARYSVLNPDELATMISGRVQASLAYMESEMPRGGPVSPSFYNVEGDRNVLGALVRQLNLAEQEIVVDVWREEASLLRSELEQAELRGVKLLWAFDGGNAVPAAYPTWPPLGDKQRRSDGRKFSFVIDRSWCMLGMRYEDGTAQAVVTEHSVLIELLLNHFTQEMVLFELEQDMGAELEKRYGERYNNIYGKYIMQDEEEE, from the coding sequence ATGGAACAGCTGCTGCTGCATCTGCGTAATCTGGGCTTCACAGAGATGGAGTCCAAAATCATGGTGGAGCTGGCAACTAAAGGTCAGGCTTCGGGTTACGAAGTAGCCAAACAGCTTGGAGTGTCAAGGTCTAATGTGTATGCGGCGCTTCAACGCTTGACTCAACAAGGATATGTAAGATGTGGAGAAGGAGAGCCTGCGCGCTATAGTGTGCTGAATCCGGATGAGCTGGCTACCATGATCTCCGGCCGAGTTCAAGCCTCACTTGCCTATATGGAAAGTGAAATGCCACGTGGTGGACCAGTCAGTCCTTCTTTTTATAATGTGGAAGGCGATCGCAATGTGCTTGGTGCTTTGGTTCGTCAGCTAAATCTGGCCGAGCAGGAAATTGTAGTGGATGTGTGGCGGGAGGAAGCCTCGCTTCTGCGCAGTGAGCTTGAACAGGCTGAGTTGCGGGGGGTTAAGCTGCTCTGGGCCTTCGACGGTGGGAATGCTGTTCCTGCTGCCTATCCAACCTGGCCCCCTTTAGGAGACAAGCAGCGGCGGAGCGACGGACGAAAGTTCTCTTTCGTGATTGACCGCAGCTGGTGTATGCTGGGCATGCGTTATGAGGACGGAACAGCACAAGCGGTGGTAACGGAGCATTCCGTGTTGATCGAGCTGCTGCTCAACCACTTTACACAGGAAATGGTGCTGTTTGAGCTGGAGCAGGATATGGGAGCCGAGCTGGAGAAGCGTTATGGCGAGCGTTACAACAATATATATGGTAAATATATTATGCAGGATGAAGAGGAAGAATGA
- a CDS encoding diacylglycerol kinase family protein translates to MYLFIINPRSGGGAGQRTWLSVEKLLKERKVSYESLFTHSADEAEQLVAERLSRQEDWTTAVVIGGDGTIHSVLGALRHKRVPLAVIPAGSGNDTARGFGIPLTLEAALEVALSDCYLESDLLSGADGLTLTAVASGFDAQVSENVNTSWYKRLCNAIGAGQLAFIIGILHTLMTFKPCRVSVACDGIEHVYETAWLVSICNLPNYGGGLLICPQAKVDDGHLDVCVVHGCSRWQLLRLFPTVLKGRHVTLPFVSMLRGRSVAVTFAQARHAIGDGESLGTEPLAVRCEPGALRVLSPQAVSSVLAAGGSAASCQASG, encoded by the coding sequence ATGTATTTATTTATCATAAATCCCCGCTCCGGCGGCGGAGCAGGGCAACGCACCTGGCTGAGCGTTGAGAAGCTGCTTAAAGAGCGTAAGGTTTCCTATGAGAGCTTATTTACTCATAGCGCAGACGAAGCAGAGCAGTTGGTAGCCGAGCGACTGTCACGTCAGGAGGATTGGACTACAGCTGTCGTCATCGGTGGTGACGGTACCATCCACAGCGTGCTGGGGGCCTTGCGGCACAAGCGCGTACCACTGGCAGTAATTCCCGCTGGCTCCGGCAACGATACGGCCCGCGGCTTCGGCATCCCCCTTACGCTTGAGGCAGCGCTGGAAGTTGCGCTCAGTGATTGTTATCTCGAGTCTGATCTTCTCTCCGGCGCGGACGGATTGACCCTGACCGCCGTGGCCAGCGGCTTCGACGCCCAGGTGTCAGAGAATGTGAATACCAGTTGGTACAAACGCCTGTGCAACGCCATTGGTGCCGGACAGCTGGCCTTTATCATCGGCATCTTGCATACGCTGATGACCTTCAAGCCCTGCCGCGTGAGCGTGGCCTGCGATGGAATAGAGCATGTCTATGAGACGGCATGGCTCGTCTCTATCTGCAACCTGCCTAACTACGGCGGTGGGCTCTTGATCTGCCCGCAGGCGAAGGTCGATGACGGCCACCTCGACGTCTGCGTAGTCCACGGGTGCAGCCGCTGGCAGTTGCTGCGGCTGTTCCCGACGGTACTGAAGGGCAGGCATGTGACGCTGCCCTTCGTGTCCATGCTGCGCGGACGCAGCGTAGCCGTCACCTTCGCGCAGGCGCGGCACGCCATCGGCGACGGCGAGAGCCTCGGCACCGAGCCGCTAGCGGTGCGCTGCGAGCCAGGGGCGCTGCGCGTGCTCTCTCCGCAGGCCGTGAGCAGCGTTCTGGCTGCGGGCGGCTCTGCAGCATCCTGCCAAGCGAGCGGCTAG
- a CDS encoding RidA family protein, translating into MSKKQIATTKAPGAIGPYSQAVATGNWIYTSGQLGLDPETGALTEGVQEQTRQALSNIQAILEEAGASLDHVVKTTVFLKDMNDFAAVNEVYSTFFTEPYPARSAIEVARLPKDGLVEIEAVARKK; encoded by the coding sequence ATGAGTAAAAAGCAGATCGCTACAACAAAAGCACCTGGTGCCATCGGCCCGTATAGTCAGGCAGTGGCTACTGGTAATTGGATATACACTTCAGGTCAACTAGGACTGGACCCGGAGACAGGCGCATTGACAGAAGGCGTGCAGGAGCAAACCCGTCAGGCCCTCAGCAATATTCAGGCTATCCTCGAAGAGGCTGGAGCTTCATTGGATCATGTCGTGAAGACAACGGTATTCCTTAAGGATATGAATGATTTTGCTGCCGTTAACGAAGTTTACAGCACTTTTTTTACAGAACCTTATCCTGCCCGCAGTGCCATTGAGGTTGCGCGTCTGCCTAAAGACGGACTTGTGGAAATTGAAGCGGTAGCCCGCAAGAAATAA
- a CDS encoding xanthine phosphoribosyltransferase, whose translation MKLLRQKVLNEGIVLGQGVLKVDSFLNHQMDPFLMREVGREFTRRFAGEEITKVLTIESSGIAPGIMTALELEVPLIFARKQKSLTLTEDIFVEKVYSFTKKESNEITVSKKFIASGERVLIVDDFLANGEAAFGLARIVEQAGGTVVGIGIVIEKAFQPGNRLLKEAGYRVESLVRIASLEDGVISFVEEE comes from the coding sequence ATGAAGTTATTGAGGCAAAAGGTACTTAACGAAGGTATTGTACTCGGTCAAGGAGTGCTCAAGGTGGATTCTTTTCTGAATCACCAGATGGACCCGTTTCTGATGCGTGAGGTCGGCCGCGAGTTTACCCGCCGTTTTGCCGGTGAAGAGATTACAAAGGTGCTGACCATTGAGTCTTCGGGGATTGCCCCGGGGATTATGACAGCACTGGAGCTTGAGGTTCCACTAATTTTTGCCCGTAAGCAGAAATCGCTGACTCTGACGGAAGATATTTTTGTGGAGAAAGTTTATTCTTTTACGAAAAAAGAAAGTAACGAAATTACGGTTTCCAAAAAGTTTATTGCCTCTGGCGAACGGGTGCTGATCGTCGACGATTTTCTGGCGAACGGTGAGGCAGCCTTCGGTCTTGCCCGTATTGTGGAGCAGGCAGGAGGCACGGTTGTCGGAATCGGAATTGTGATTGAAAAAGCTTTTCAGCCGGGGAATCGGCTGCTGAAGGAAGCTGGGTACCGCGTGGAGTCGCTCGTACGGATCGCCTCGCTGGAGGATGGAGTAATCTCATTCGTAGAAGAGGAGTAA
- a CDS encoding DEAD/DEAH box helicase — protein sequence MTKHLYAIWLGDVLFCFSGETSEPKVDAWTRVVKRLELRGGLRPFTGAALRLAEVKYPVPPVEGKPVRRVLPGRTLEGLALVPQDAFELLLSWDESLCLSQGVEPGGELRYWAAVARFALELMGKGGITPGALPPRPVGSRRRGGEQAATACWSPAFRNPEDKEIFLQLAASMPVLALGTHTAEAGDLSSREEAGGYVLYSFLQAVMSAEIKRVIAGIEGELTPYKVNYRRGRSPLTELWWNSLLTGSRDIPVQGTPAEVTELLTTVNETAGNEMPHSQTEEARSGVLGLGLRLEPPGDESEVWRLTFWAESREEGEFWLPAKSVWSSKEREFTLWGKRYRNIQQQLLTVLGRAAKVSPDIQRALSVPAPDGVDLEPQRLYYFLKESVQELTSRGITVQMPSRWSREGRRRIGMKMQMQPLEIGTEGPAPVALGMEALISFRIEASLGESSITEEELNALVEAGVPFVRFRGEWIEVDPKEIRQVLKYMKRHESGEMSAADWMRLEAEDGDDRLWKGMSVTGMETSGLLASLMRGDVLRNLPARTVPDSLHGTLRPYQERGYQWLTALSGLGFGVCLADDMGLGKTIQVITCLLDRALTAPPEEAQSPVLILCPTSLLGNWQRELQRFAPSLRVHIHHGGRRMRGESFMDLAASHDIVLTTYHLAGRDSEDLAGIHWSTVVLDEAQYIKNHRTKQAQSVMKLSAPHRIAMTGTPVENRLGELWSIFHFLNPGYLGTYHSFRQRYVSGEGGERLRELHRLVSPFLLRRLKSDPDISKDLPEKLELKSYCPLTETQAALYQGVVDEMLGVIGERSGMARRGLVLSSLTKLKQICNHPQLFRKEEGRGQRNEQSGKMEVMFEVLDNIAELGESALIFTQYVAMGELLVSRLTKRYGSAPLFLHGGIPKRERDEMVHAFQEGEGPAFFVLSLKAGGVGLNLTRANHVIHYDRWWNPAVENQATDRAFRIGQNKNVHVHKLICQGTLEERIDELIERKKSLSEQVVGSGETWLTEMSNHELKELIELQGQDWM from the coding sequence ATGACAAAGCATCTGTATGCAATATGGTTAGGGGACGTATTATTCTGCTTCTCCGGCGAAACTTCAGAGCCGAAGGTAGATGCCTGGACCCGTGTGGTCAAGAGGCTGGAGCTACGGGGAGGCTTGCGTCCTTTTACGGGTGCTGCGCTGCGTTTGGCGGAAGTGAAATATCCGGTTCCTCCTGTAGAAGGAAAACCGGTGCGGCGTGTGCTGCCTGGGCGAACGCTTGAAGGATTGGCATTGGTGCCTCAGGATGCTTTTGAACTGCTGTTGTCCTGGGATGAATCGTTATGTTTGAGTCAGGGAGTGGAGCCAGGCGGTGAATTGCGTTACTGGGCTGCTGTAGCCCGCTTTGCTCTGGAATTAATGGGCAAAGGAGGAATCACACCGGGAGCTTTACCACCGCGTCCCGTGGGATCGCGCCGCCGTGGGGGGGAACAGGCAGCTACGGCTTGCTGGTCTCCTGCTTTTCGCAACCCCGAGGATAAGGAAATTTTTCTACAGCTGGCAGCATCCATGCCGGTACTTGCCTTAGGTACCCATACTGCAGAAGCTGGCGATCTGTCTTCGCGTGAAGAGGCTGGCGGATATGTGCTGTATTCCTTTTTACAGGCTGTGATGAGTGCGGAGATAAAGCGGGTTATCGCAGGCATCGAAGGTGAGTTGACACCGTATAAGGTTAATTATCGCCGTGGTCGCTCTCCTTTGACGGAGCTATGGTGGAATAGTCTGCTCACGGGCAGCCGTGATATTCCTGTACAGGGGACTCCGGCAGAGGTAACAGAGCTGCTCACCACCGTCAATGAGACGGCGGGCAATGAAATGCCCCATTCCCAGACAGAGGAAGCACGGAGCGGAGTGTTGGGACTTGGCTTACGTCTCGAGCCGCCAGGAGACGAAAGCGAGGTTTGGCGTTTAACCTTTTGGGCAGAGAGCAGAGAAGAAGGCGAATTCTGGCTTCCGGCAAAATCGGTCTGGAGCAGTAAGGAACGGGAATTCACGTTGTGGGGGAAACGCTACCGTAACATTCAGCAGCAGCTTCTTACAGTACTAGGACGAGCTGCGAAAGTATCGCCGGATATTCAGCGTGCGCTGTCTGTGCCGGCTCCGGATGGTGTTGATCTGGAACCTCAGCGCCTGTATTACTTTCTGAAGGAAAGCGTGCAGGAATTAACCAGCCGGGGAATAACGGTGCAGATGCCTTCCCGCTGGAGCCGCGAGGGACGCCGCCGGATTGGCATGAAGATGCAGATGCAGCCGCTGGAGATTGGAACAGAGGGTCCTGCACCAGTGGCTCTGGGTATGGAAGCTCTGATTTCATTCCGTATTGAGGCGTCACTTGGAGAATCCTCAATCACTGAGGAGGAACTGAATGCCTTAGTTGAGGCGGGCGTGCCTTTTGTACGTTTCCGTGGGGAATGGATTGAGGTAGATCCGAAGGAAATTCGTCAGGTTCTTAAATATATGAAGCGTCATGAAAGCGGAGAAATGTCCGCAGCAGACTGGATGCGGCTGGAAGCCGAGGATGGGGATGACCGACTCTGGAAGGGTATGTCTGTTACCGGCATGGAAACGTCCGGCTTGCTGGCCTCGCTGATGCGCGGCGATGTATTGCGCAATCTTCCGGCACGCACTGTACCAGATAGCCTGCACGGTACCCTAAGACCTTATCAGGAGCGGGGTTATCAGTGGCTGACTGCCCTGAGCGGACTGGGTTTTGGGGTGTGTCTAGCTGATGATATGGGCTTGGGCAAGACGATTCAGGTTATTACCTGCCTGCTCGACCGTGCGTTGACTGCTCCTCCCGAGGAAGCGCAGAGCCCGGTGTTGATTCTGTGCCCGACCTCACTGCTGGGCAACTGGCAGCGAGAGCTGCAGCGTTTCGCCCCTTCACTTAGAGTGCATATTCACCATGGTGGGCGCCGTATGCGCGGAGAAAGCTTTATGGATCTGGCAGCCAGCCATGATATTGTGTTAACCACCTATCATTTGGCGGGCCGAGATAGTGAGGATTTAGCGGGTATCCACTGGTCCACAGTAGTGCTGGATGAGGCACAGTACATCAAGAATCATCGCACCAAGCAGGCGCAGAGCGTTATGAAGCTGTCGGCACCGCATCGTATTGCCATGACAGGCACCCCAGTTGAGAATCGGCTGGGTGAGCTTTGGTCCATTTTTCATTTTCTAAACCCAGGCTATTTGGGCACTTATCATTCCTTCCGCCAGCGGTATGTTTCTGGGGAAGGCGGAGAACGGCTGCGGGAGCTGCATCGTCTGGTATCACCATTCTTGCTACGCCGCCTCAAAAGCGATCCGGATATCTCCAAGGATCTGCCGGAGAAGCTGGAGCTGAAGTCTTATTGTCCTTTGACGGAAACGCAGGCTGCGTTGTATCAGGGAGTCGTAGATGAAATGCTCGGTGTGATCGGTGAGCGCTCAGGAATGGCCCGCCGCGGACTTGTTCTATCTTCTCTGACGAAGCTGAAACAGATTTGTAATCACCCTCAGCTCTTTCGGAAAGAGGAAGGACGCGGTCAGCGCAACGAACAATCCGGCAAAATGGAAGTCATGTTCGAGGTACTTGACAACATTGCTGAGCTTGGGGAGTCTGCCTTGATCTTCACACAATATGTGGCGATGGGCGAACTGCTGGTCAGCCGACTGACCAAGCGATACGGCTCAGCTCCACTATTCTTGCATGGCGGAATTCCGAAGCGGGAACGCGATGAGATGGTCCATGCTTTTCAGGAGGGGGAAGGCCCCGCATTCTTCGTGCTTTCTCTTAAGGCTGGGGGAGTAGGGTTGAACCTGACGCGGGCGAACCATGTGATCCATTATGACCGCTGGTGGAATCCGGCAGTTGAGAATCAGGCAACAGACCGGGCTTTCCGGATTGGCCAGAATAAGAATGTGCATGTTCACAAGCTGATCTGCCAAGGAACGCTGGAGGAACGGATTGACGAGCTGATTGAACGTAAAAAGAGTCTCTCCGAGCAGGTTGTGGGCTCCGGTGAAACTTGGTTGACCGAAATGTCCAATCATGAACTCAAGGAGCTTATTGAGCTGCAGGGCCAGGACTGGATGTAA
- a CDS encoding TIM-barrel domain-containing protein, producing the protein MESSEAIRPEKMGPMVIKETWNTPGSIVSWERSENIYICRGECGGIVFIFLSDDMFRMKVFRDQVPDLTTTAAVLAESCVPHLFPVEETEEQLIFTTSAITLFLEKKSFIIRVENIQGRVIMQQNLASWNPRGANHAEYDMQPDSHFYGLGEKSSFLDKRGEHYTNWNTDVFAPHLPEIEALYESIPLLIHMHDELAYGLFLDNSGRSEFDMRSHGVAFTIGCATGALDIYFINGPEMKDVVKRYTSLTGRIALPPKWAIGYHQSRYSYMNQQEVLQLARTFREKRIPCDVIYLDIHYMDEYRVFTFDPVNFPEPAKMMAELLELGVRIVPIVDPGVKKDPNYEVYKEGVLDKHFCRRLEGDIFFGEVWPGISAFPDFSDSRTSEWWGDLHKYYTDLGIQGIWNDMNEPAVFNDTKTMDLDVMHFNNGRPVTHEEYHNLYGMMMSKATYEGLAEHLQGERPFVLTRAGYAGIQRYAAVWTGDNRSFWEHMAMAIPMVLNMGLSGLAFSGPDIGGFAHHTSAQLLVRWTQMGVFFPYCRNHSSIGTMRQEPWSFGEEVEGILREFIGLRYRWMPHLYNLFHEAEQTGMPVIRPLVLEYPRDPHVSNLCDQFLLGESVLIAPVYRPDTDHRSVYLPEGQWIDYWDGAVNEGGRHILAAAPLHIMPMYIKAGSFIAEGMLKQYALEETGELVIIHLYGAKAEVGFNATFTLYEDDGHSFGYRRGRYSELAVKAMGEEESLSLSWSYPLRDYEPHREVLRFALCYPFFTIAAVSGLTQLSMEQLEAGREGWVRKGNKGGIIVQVGDAPEGGEFMISAVKD; encoded by the coding sequence ATGGAGAGCAGCGAAGCGATTCGTCCCGAGAAAATGGGTCCGATGGTAATAAAGGAAACTTGGAATACCCCTGGCAGTATAGTTTCTTGGGAACGTTCAGAGAATATCTATATCTGCCGGGGGGAGTGCGGCGGCATTGTATTTATTTTTTTGAGTGATGACATGTTCCGAATGAAGGTATTTCGTGATCAGGTGCCTGATTTAACAACGACAGCAGCAGTGCTGGCTGAGAGCTGTGTTCCGCATTTATTCCCGGTGGAGGAGACGGAGGAGCAACTGATCTTCACGACCAGTGCGATCACTCTGTTTCTGGAGAAGAAATCATTCATTATCCGGGTGGAGAATATCCAGGGGCGGGTTATTATGCAGCAGAACCTGGCTAGCTGGAATCCGCGTGGTGCTAATCATGCTGAATACGATATGCAGCCAGATTCGCATTTTTATGGATTGGGTGAGAAATCGAGCTTTCTCGATAAGCGCGGGGAACACTATACGAACTGGAATACCGATGTATTCGCACCGCATCTACCGGAAATTGAAGCCCTCTATGAGTCGATTCCGCTGCTCATTCATATGCATGACGAGCTCGCCTACGGACTGTTTCTGGATAACTCGGGCCGCAGTGAGTTTGATATGCGTTCCCATGGGGTGGCCTTTACGATTGGCTGCGCTACCGGGGCTTTGGATATTTATTTTATCAATGGACCCGAAATGAAGGATGTTGTGAAACGATATACCTCACTAACCGGACGGATCGCTCTTCCGCCAAAATGGGCCATAGGTTATCATCAGTCACGTTACAGTTATATGAACCAGCAAGAAGTCTTGCAGCTGGCGCGAACCTTCCGCGAGAAGCGAATTCCCTGCGATGTTATTTATCTCGACATACACTATATGGACGAATACCGGGTATTTACGTTTGATCCTGTTAACTTTCCAGAGCCGGCGAAGATGATGGCTGAGCTGCTGGAGCTTGGGGTGCGAATTGTGCCGATTGTGGACCCGGGAGTGAAAAAAGATCCCAATTACGAGGTGTACAAGGAAGGTGTGCTGGATAAGCATTTTTGCCGCAGGCTGGAGGGGGATATATTCTTTGGCGAGGTATGGCCGGGAATTAGCGCTTTTCCTGACTTCAGTGATAGCCGAACCTCTGAATGGTGGGGCGATCTCCATAAATATTATACGGACCTTGGGATTCAGGGAATCTGGAATGATATGAATGAGCCAGCTGTATTTAACGATACTAAAACAATGGATCTGGATGTGATGCACTTTAACAATGGCCGTCCGGTAACACACGAAGAATATCATAATCTTTATGGCATGATGATGTCCAAGGCCACCTATGAGGGCTTGGCAGAGCATTTGCAGGGTGAACGTCCTTTTGTACTGACAAGAGCCGGATATGCGGGGATTCAACGTTATGCAGCTGTATGGACAGGAGATAACCGCAGCTTCTGGGAGCATATGGCGATGGCCATCCCGATGGTGCTCAATATGGGGTTGTCGGGATTAGCTTTTTCAGGGCCGGATATCGGCGGCTTTGCCCACCATACCTCAGCACAATTGTTGGTACGCTGGACACAAATGGGTGTCTTTTTCCCGTATTGCCGCAATCACTCCTCAATCGGTACGATGCGTCAGGAGCCTTGGTCCTTTGGAGAAGAGGTCGAAGGAATCCTGCGTGAATTCATCGGTCTTCGTTACCGCTGGATGCCACATTTGTACAACCTGTTTCATGAGGCGGAGCAGACTGGAATGCCAGTGATCCGTCCGCTCGTGCTGGAGTATCCACGCGACCCGCATGTGAGTAATCTGTGTGACCAGTTCTTACTGGGTGAATCTGTGTTGATTGCACCCGTATACCGCCCGGACACCGATCACCGTTCCGTCTATTTGCCAGAGGGACAATGGATTGATTACTGGGATGGAGCAGTTAATGAAGGAGGACGTCACATCCTGGCTGCAGCACCGCTACATATTATGCCTATGTACATTAAGGCTGGCAGCTTTATAGCGGAAGGTATGCTGAAGCAATATGCGCTGGAAGAGACGGGTGAGCTGGTCATTATCCATCTTTATGGAGCGAAGGCTGAGGTAGGTTTCAACGCTACCTTTACCTTGTATGAGGATGACGGGCACAGCTTTGGCTATAGGAGAGGTCGTTACTCTGAGCTGGCTGTGAAAGCAATGGGTGAGGAAGAAAGTCTGAGTCTGAGCTGGTCCTATCCGCTTCGTGATTATGAGCCGCATAGAGAGGTGTTGCGGTTTGCTCTCTGTTATCCGTTCTTTACAATAGCTGCTGTAAGCGGACTTACACAGCTAAGCATGGAGCAACTGGAGGCTGGCCGCGAAGGATGGGTACGAAAGGGGAACAAGGGTGGAATTATTGTGCAGGTAGGCGACGCTCCCGAGGGTGGAGAGTTCATGATTAGTGCGGTGAAGGACTAA
- a CDS encoding zinc ribbon domain-containing protein, whose translation MNLIQRIKDGANRVSEKAQNSVEVGKLNGHISDIEREMEIEFVKMGKLFYEGYRSRDMSVAEGKMVELSRTCNKLQEKIEALRSRIAELKNERLCACGYVVALNANFCPNCGRKLEEPVTSRKVPPTPVTVHVMPADEDEDQYYGADELTDEEKELAMRPEQPAGYADVLESDDELPIEDYTGNGQDSERGRRQADELERERERQLELDRRIRDWQATEHVEEAADSESGGVRELVKCQICRADLPKGSLWCSRCGSEQI comes from the coding sequence ATGAATTTAATCCAACGTATCAAAGATGGTGCCAATCGAGTTTCCGAAAAAGCGCAAAATTCCGTAGAGGTCGGTAAGCTGAATGGCCATATTTCCGATATCGAGCGTGAGATGGAAATTGAATTTGTAAAAATGGGAAAGCTTTTCTACGAGGGATACCGTTCAAGAGATATGTCTGTGGCCGAAGGAAAAATGGTAGAGCTGTCACGTACCTGCAATAAGCTGCAGGAGAAGATCGAAGCCCTGCGCTCACGAATTGCCGAGCTGAAGAATGAGCGCCTCTGTGCATGCGGGTATGTTGTTGCTCTGAATGCCAACTTTTGTCCGAACTGCGGGCGGAAGCTGGAGGAGCCGGTCACTTCAAGAAAGGTTCCGCCTACACCAGTTACCGTACATGTAATGCCTGCAGATGAGGACGAAGACCAATACTACGGTGCGGACGAATTAACGGATGAGGAGAAGGAACTGGCCATGCGACCGGAACAGCCAGCTGGTTATGCTGACGTTCTAGAATCGGATGATGAGCTGCCTATTGAGGATTATACAGGAAACGGCCAAGATTCCGAACGTGGGCGACGCCAAGCTGATGAGCTGGAACGTGAGCGGGAGAGACAGCTTGAGCTTGACCGGCGTATTCGGGACTGGCAGGCAACTGAACATGTTGAAGAAGCTGCGGACAGCGAAAGTGGCGGAGTTCGGGAGTTGGTGAAATGCCAAATTTGCCGGGCGGATCTGCCTAAAGGCTCGTTGTGGTGCTCTCGCTGCGGCTCAGAGCAAATCTAG